In Penicillium oxalicum strain HP7-1 chromosome I, whole genome shotgun sequence, a single window of DNA contains:
- a CDS encoding tRNA (adenine(58)-N(1))-methyltransferase catalytic subunit trm61 yields MPSPFLTPGTVAQADNVALLHLRRDQTIPTILRATDDQNLGYKEGKVSNTRFGSFPHSTLINQAWGSQIVASKVDTGSRGRRGPGNKRKAEELDASGTTTPAEEESSNLKKPEAASSGFLHLMYPTPESWTLSLPHRTQVVYTPDYSYILHRLRARPGGTVIEAGAGSGSFTHAAVRAVFNGYPTEETTGKKRRLGKVCSFEFHEQRATRVKEEITEHGLDGLVEVTHRDVYEGGFLLGDPDTGRSPKASAIFLDLPAPWLALKHLVRKPPSGAESPLDPNTTTYLCTFSPCLEQVERTIRVMRQLGWLNISMVEVNHRRIDVKRERIGLDCEGIRGATVFPKSVDEAMLKLRTDDERAKRLRLAHSDGTRVAYSPEEDSTMPKDQQQATYDMGRLVHRTESEIKTHTSYLVFAILPRDWSEEDDLKCRQKWPSNKIDAEPKPAPKSRKQQKKEFKELRLQEQKEENEGRQREEEQEKQPTEGTGDV; encoded by the coding sequence ATGCCCTCTCCATTTCTGACGCCCGGGACCGTGGCGCAAGCCGACAATGTCGCGCTTCTGCATTTGCGCCGCGATCAGACCATTCCGACCATTCTGCGAGCTACAGACGACCAAAACCTGGGCTACAAGGAAGGCAAGGTGTCAAACACTCGATTCGGATCGTTCCCACACAGCACCTTAATCAATCAGGCTTGGGGCTCCCAAATTGTCGCCTCAAAGGTCGACACCGGCTCTCGGGGGCGCAGAGGACCTGGAAACAAGCGCAAAGCCGAGGAACTGGATGCTTCGGGTACCACGACACCTGCTGAAGAGGAGAGCTCTAACTTGAAGAAGCCTGAGGCTGCGTCAAGTGGATTTTTGCATCTTATGTATCCAACGCCCGAGTCATGGACCCTTTCGCTCCCGCATCGAACGCAAGTTGTCTACACGCCCGATTACAGTTACATTCTCCACCGACTTCGCGCGCGCCCAGGCGGTACTGTCATTGAAGCAGGAGCAGGAAGTGGTTCCTTCACACATGCAGCGGTTCGCGCTGTTTTCAATGGTTATCCCACCGAAGAGACCACGGGAAAGAAGCGGAGGCTTGGAAAGGTGTGCAGCTTTGAATTTCACGAGCAAAGAGCAACCCGcgtcaaggaggagattACAGAACACGGGCTAgatggtcttgttgaagTGACACATCGCGATGTCTACGAAGGCGGGTTCTTGTTGGGTGACCCCGACACTGGCCGCTCGCCCAAGGCTAGCGCGATTTTCTTGGACTTACCGGCTCCCTGGCTTGCGTTGAAGCATCTGGTCCGTAAGCCACCATCCGGGGCCGAATCCCCACTCGATCCGAACACCACTACCTATCTCTGCACGTTTTCGCCTTGCTTGGAACAAGTTGAACGCACCATCCGCGTGATGCGTCAGCTTGGGTGGCTGAACATTTCCATGGTCGAGGTAAATCACCGACGAATCGATGTCAAAAGAGAGCGCATTGGTCTGGATTGCGAAGGGATACGTGGAGCTACTGTCTTCCCAAAGTCAGTCGACGAGGCCATGTTGAAGCTGCGGACAGACGATGAACGGGCGAAGAGACTTCGTCTCGCTCATAGCGACGGCACGAGGGTGGCCTATTCGCCAGAGGAAGATTCCACTATGCCAAAGGACCAACAGCAGGCCACATATGACATGGGTCGTCTCGTGCACCGGACCGAGTCAGAGATTAAGACCCATACCTCGTACCTGGTATTCGCCATTCTTCCTCGAGACTGGTCCGAAGAGGATGACTTGAAGTGCCGGCAAAAGTGGCCGTCAAACAAGATTGATGCAGAACCCAAGCCGGCACCGAAAAGCAGGAAACAGCAGAAGAAAGAATTTAAGGAGTTGCGTCTTCAGGAgcagaaagaggagaatgaggGAAGGCAacgggaggaggagcaagaaAAGCAACCCACAGAAGGAACCGGCGACGTTTGA